The following are from one region of the Amia ocellicauda isolate fAmiCal2 chromosome 1, fAmiCal2.hap1, whole genome shotgun sequence genome:
- the LOC136758698 gene encoding leucine-rich repeat and fibronectin type III domain-containing protein 1-like protein → MSLVLVVDAPTNQTLYHRSSDQDKPRVLSRRRIYTPPGSYLELQCVVESQPESVVKWLNPGGTMLSNASNSNATLTLNPVQERDEGMYECSATNDYGSEKMKIRIDVNPESTLAVRLVTYPLFVIIVSSLLLYSRFCKDHFQSIFINAEENETLETDNLPQHGPVKSTPSLTATQL, encoded by the exons ATGTCTCTCGTGTTGGTTGTAGATGCTCCCACGAACCAAACGCTGTATCACCGTTCATCTGATCAGGATAAGCCCCGGGTCCTGTCCAGACGTAGGATCTACACCCCCCCAGGGTCCTACCTGGAGCTGCAGTGTGTGGTGGAGAGCCAACCGGAGTCCGTGGTCAAGTGGTTAAACCCCGGGGGCACCATGCTGTCAAATGCATCCAACAGCAATGCGACCCTCACCCTGAACCCGGTGCAGGAGAGGGATGAGGGGATGTACGAGTGCAGCGCCACCAATGACTACGGGTCCGAAAAAATGAAAATCCGCATCGACGTCAACCCAGAAA GTACTCTTGCGGTTAGATTGGTCACATACCCATTGTTTGTGATAATTGTGTCATCTTTACTGCTCTACAGCAGATTTTGCAAAG ATCATTTCCAGTCCATCTTCATTAACGCAGAGGAAAATGAAACCCTGGAAACAGACAATCTTCCACAACATGGGCCGGTCAAGAGTACTCCTTCACTGACCGCAACACAGTTGTAG